The segment CAGAACCTCCTGGCGCGTGAAGTCGATCATCGCGCCAAGAATGCGCTCGCCCTGGCGCAGTCGATCGTGCGCCTCACCCGCGCCGACGAGGTCAAGGCCTATGTCAACGCGGTCGAGGGGCGCATCAATGCGCTGGCGCGCGTGCACACCATCCTGTCGCTGTCGAGCTGGCAGGGCGCCGAGCTCTCCAGGCTGATCGAGGAGGAGCTTGCGCCCTATTCGCTCGGCGGTCAGATCAAGCTCGCGGGTCCCGAGGTGCAACTGCTGCCGGCGACCGCGCAGACGCTGGCGCTGGCGCTGCACGAGCTCTTCACCAACTCGGCCAAGTATGGCGCGCTCTCGACACGATCGGGACGGCTCACGATCGGCTGGCAGGCCGAGAACGACCTTCTGACGCTGACATGGGAGGAATCCGGCGGTCCGCTCGTCAGGACGCCGAAATCGCGCGGCTTCGGCACGCGAAGCCTGCTGGCGAGCGTCGAATCCCAGCTCGGCGGACAGGCGCAGTTCGATTGGCGTGCCGAAGGCCTGTTGTGCCGCCTCGAGGTGCCGTTGACGCGCAAGAGCGCGGCCACGTCGGCAGCGCAGGACAAGTTCGACGCCGGCGCCCCGCCTGAGCTCCAGCGCGCGTCGGGTTAACGCGACGCGGCTACTTTTAGTCGGTGCGTCGGTCGAGGTTCGTCAGCGACGCGACCTTCGAGCCACGCTTCCGTTCGTGCGAGATCGCGCAGCGCGGTGGCGTAACGGCGGGCCGCGCTACGCTCCGCGCCGCGCGGCAGCTTGCGGGCCTTGCGCAGCATGTCGGCCGCTGCATTGCGATAGGCCAGCGAGCGATAGAGAAAGACAACCTTGCCCATATCGAATGTTCCCGTGTTGTTGGTGTTCATCCTCGCAAGATCCGCATGAACCTCGAATGAAGCCCACCGTGACAAATCGTTCATAGCGGATGGAACCTGCAATCACCGGCCGCGTTTCATGCAACATCGAGGGGCGGTTCCATGCGTGCGAGAAAGTCGCCAAAAAAATCTCCAAGCCTGATCTCTTCCGCCGGCCTCATCAGGCTAATGACGCAGGCAATGATGGGCGCAGCGCTTGGTCTTGCCTTCACGCTCACGCTCATTCTGGCCAATCCTGCGATCGCGGAATTGGTGAACCATGGCGAAAGCGGGGCGGTCTTCGTCTTTGTGGTCTCGCTGGTGACGACATTTGCGATCGGTGCAGCGCTTACGGGCGTTGTGTTCATCCTCAACGAGGACAAGGAATCTTGAAGCCCGCGTGATGTACATGCGGCGCTTTGTTCGGAACTCCCGCGGCCAACGGCGGTTGGCTGCCTGCGTCAATTCAACTCAGGGAGTTCCCACGCATGAAGACGACCAAGCTCGCTCTCGCCGTGATGCTAGCAACCAGCCTCACAGCCGCGCCGTTTGCCGCGCAGGCCAAATCGCACAAGGCGAAGCACGACTCCTCGACCTCGTCTTCGCAGACGACGGGCGCCAACACCAAGTCCAAGGGCAGCGATGCCTCGGGCCAGGGTGGTTCTGGCCCCGGCTCCGATCAGGGCGGCACCATGTCGAACAACAAGGGCGCCACGAGCAACACCAAGTAGGCTCGCTGCAGTTCCCGAAGGGCCCCGCGACCGGCGGGGCCTTTTGCATTGCTGCGCGGTCAAGGCCACATGGTCGGCGCGCGGGTCAGGGCCTCCCGGCCGGCCCGCTTCAGATCGTCGACCGAGCAGCGCCCCGTTCGTGCCGCTTCGCGCAGTTTCTCGGCAACACGCTCGCGCGTCGTCACCTCCGACCAGGGAATGCCGGCACAGACTTCATCAAGCACCGCCCGCAGCAGGGCAGTCATTTCGGCATCCGGCATTCACGAGCTCCGGCATGTCGCGTTGTGCGACCGCTTTAGCTGCGTCGGATGTCAGTGATGTTAAGGCTTGCTGCCTGCGGAATTCGTCTTCACGAGATGGTCGAGCTGCGCCCGCTTGCGCGCGATCAGGAGCTGGGCCGCAGCGTCGTCGAGGCCCGCTCGCTGCAATTGGCGGATCGCGGAGCCAAGCTCGAGGAGCTCGGCGCGCAGTTTCAGGATCCGGTAGCTGTCCGGGTCGTCCTCCACCGCGCGCCTCCAAACCTCTCAGCGGAGCAAAACTCCCAAGGGAGGATGTCTCAGCGGCGCACCGCCAGGCGTGCCGGCCTGCTCTCGCTCTTCAGCGGACGCAGACGAACCCGGTCGCGGACATCCGGCAGCACGTCGCCACCGCCGGCCGCCTTCCACTCGCCAATCAGCAGGTTGATTTTCCGGCGCAGATCGATCTGCGCCAGGGCCTTTTCGGTGCAGTCGCGGTCGCGATTGACGAGGTCGCGCACAGCTGCCTCGATGGAGGCCATCTCCAGCCTCAAGGCACTGACTTTACGTCGGATTTCATTAATTCTGTTGTCCATGGCTTGTTAGAACAAAATAAGAACATATAGTCAAGTCACGATTCCAGGATGGAGAGCGGACATGCAGGTTCAGGGTAAATACGACGCCAAGGTTTTCCTGATGGAGCAGATGACCCGTGCGCAGGGGTTGAAGCTGAAACGGCTGAGCGAGGAGGCTTACCAGCCCGCGCAGTACGATCGGGATCTATCCTTCACTGAAGCGGCGCACCGCATCCAGGTGCTCGAGGCGGAGATTGAGCTGGCGAATTCGTTCTGAGCGCGTGCCGCGCAATCAGGAACGTTGCCTGCGTCATCCGGTTCTCTCCCCGGGCCAAGGGAGAGAGTTGATGGCACGCAAGGCAACGAAGCGCCGCTATTCGTCTAGCGCCGGCGACGATGTCGCGCGCGAGATGCGGCGCTACAAGAAGGGTACGGCGAAAAGCGGCCCCGGCGGCCGTGGCGGACGCGTGAAAAGCCGCAAGCAGGCGATCGCGATCGGCCTGTCAGAGGCACGCAAGAAGGGCAAGAAGGTCCCGGCGTCGAAACGGACGACGGCCAAGAAGTCTGCCAAGAAGAGGTCGGCGCGCAAATCCGCCAAGCGGTGACATTGGCCGGCGTCAGATCATGCTGCCCGGCATGAAGCAGCGGATCGAAATGCCAAACGCAGTCTTGACCGGCCAGACCATGGTGCGGCCGGCACGGTTCGGCTCAGTGATGACGGCATCATCGGGGACTTCGACCCACTGGCCATCGAGCCGCACCCGGTAATGCCCTTTGAACGATTCCCAATCGGGATCGGCCACAGCCACGCCATCCGCATCCGAGCAGCACGGACCGAGATGACTGCGCAGGCTGTCGAACCAGGGCTTCAGCGGCGAGTCGGCGTAGCGGCCGTCATCGCGCCCCAAGGCGCTTCCGGTCGACAGAACGAACGGCGCCACGAGCAGCGCGCACCTCAGCGAGAGCTTCAATCGATCCATGTCGGCACCGATCAATGCGAACCACCGGCCGGTTCCACAAGGCGGCCGGACGTCCGAAGTTCCACTCGGCGATTCACCTTGGCGTCTTCATTGCCGCCAAAGCGCAATACGCTACTCCTGAGTCTGGCCAGCGAACGCGGCTTTTTCGGACGAACCCGTCATCATTGCTGCCGTTAACGCGAATGTTATCGCCAGCCTGTGGGTATCTCGCAGGTGAGAACGAAAAAGGCGGCCCGCAGGCCGCCTTTTGGATTTGCGTCGACCAGTTCGGGCTTAGGCCAGCGGCACCGCGACGAACCGGGTCGCCTCGGCGCTCTTCACCTGCAACAACACGCTGTTCTTGCCGGACGATTTGGCCTGTGCGAGCTCAGAGCGGACGTCGCCGACATTGGCGACCGGCTTGCCGCCGACATTGAGGATGACGTCGCCGGTCTGGATGCCGCGCTGCGCGGCTGGTCCCTGCGGATCGACCTCGGTGACCACGACGCCCTTCTGGCCTGCGCCCTGGACGTCGCCGGCCGGCGCCAGGCTGAGGCCAAGGCGCGGCGTGCCCGGCTGCACCTTGCCGTCGTCGGACTTGCCGTTTCCTTGTGCCTGCCGCTCGTTCGGCAGCTCACCCAGCGCCAAGGTCACCGTCTTGCTCTCGCCCTTGTGGAAGACGTCGAGCTTCACCGACGTGCCCGGGGCCAGAGTCGCGATGGTGCGGGCGAGGTCGCGGGAGTCCTTCACCGCGTTGCCGTTGACGGCGGTGATGACGTCACCCGCCTCGATGCCGGCCTTGGCCGCCGGGCTATCCGCTTGCGGATTGTCGACGATCGCACCACGCGCCTCTTTCAGGCCGAGGCTGTCGGCGATGTCAGCCGTCACCGGCTGCACCTGCACGCCCAGCCAGCCGCGCGTCACTGCGCCCTTGTCCTTCAGCTGCGCGACCACGAGCTTCGCGGTCGTGGACGGAATGTCGAAGCCGATGCCGACCGAGCCGCCCGAGGGCGAGAAGATCGCGGTGTTCACACCGATCACATTGCCGTTCATGTCGAAGGCCGGACCGCCGGAATTACCCTTGTTGATGGGAGCATCGATCTGGATGAAGTCGTCATAGGGCCCGTTGCCGATGTCGCGGCCGCTGGCCGAGACGATGCCCGCGGTCACGGTGCCGCCGAGGCCGAAGGGATTGCCGACCGCGACCACCCAGTCGCCGATGCGCGGCTTTTGCTCGGAGAATTTCACGAACGGGAAGTTCGCCTTGCCCTCGACCTTGATCAGCGCGAGATCCGTCTTGGGATCGGTGCCGACCACCTTCGCGGTGTAGATCGTGCCATCATCCGTCGTCACCTGCACCGACTGGGCGTGATCGACGACGTGGTTGTTGGTCACGGCATAGCCATCAGCCGAGATGAAGAAGCCGGAGCCCTCGCCCGTGATCACCTGGTGACGCTGACGCGGCATGCCGTTCATCCCGCCCGGGAACTGCCGCGAGAACTGGTCGAACGGCGAATCCTCGTCGGAATCCATCCGGTTCTGTTGCAGCATCGCGCTCTTGTCGTTGTCCTGGTCGATCTTCACCCGCACCGAGATGACGGCGGGTTTGACCTTGGCAACGAGATCGCCGAAGCCCGGCGGCGTCGCAGCGGTCTCCGCGGCCTGCGCGGGCGAAATCAGGGAGGTCACGCCGAACGGCACGGACGCGGGCGAGCTGGCCAGCACGGCCACGCCAAGCGCGGCCACGGTGCCGAGCAACGCGAGCCGGCGCGGCTTCAGGATCTTGCGGGACGTGGTGGTGTTGTCGGAATTGACGCGGTCGTTCATGTCGGAATGTCCATGTTGGTGAAGGTGTCGCCTTGCACGCAACATGGACGCTCGCACCTTACGGTGTCCCGTCCACGCGATTAATTCTTGGCAAAGGTGCTGCGGCCGGCGGCCGCAGCGAGAAGTGTTGAAAGGAATGGCGAATAGAGCGCCTTAAGCCGCGGCGGGGGTCTCCCATGCCGCGGCTGCGAGAGCGTCCTCTTCGCGTTGCGCATTGCACGCGTCGAAATGCGCCTTTAGCGCGATCTCGGCGAGATGTTCGAAATGCTCGGCCTGACCAAGGAGCTGCCAGTTCTGGAGCGGCCGATAGGCCGCCTGCTGACGGCAGAGGGACGCCAGTGCACGGTAGCGACGTACGTTCTCCATGAGACCCTCCCTCGCATTCATTCGGCTTATTATCCTGATTTGCGTCAGGCCGATGGCGATTGTGCAAAACATTTGCTGCGCTCACGGCGCGCCTGATCGCAGTTAACTTTTGAGAAACACGTGCGCCGACTTTAGTTCCTATCGCGCCGACTTGCACGCGGAACTCAGCTTGATGGGGCGCAGGCCTAGGCTGAGAGGCGCCGCTCGACCGCGACACCGATCAGATCGAGATACCGCTCGATCAAATCGGGACGTCCCACGAGATAGCCCTGCACCTCCTCGCAGGCCTCGCGCTCCAGGAAGGCGCGCTGCGCTTCCGTCTCCACGCCTTCGGCGAGTACCGGGATGTTGAGCGCATGCGCCAGACTGAGGACCGCGCGGACGATCTCGGCCGATTGCGGCGTCGCCTCGAGGTTGGCGATGAAGCTGCGGTCGATCTTGATCTTGTCGAACGGGAACGACTGGAGATAGGACAGCGAAGAGTACCCGGTGCCGAAATCGTCCATCGCGATACGAATGCCGAGCGCTTTCAGCCGCCGCAGCAAGTTCAGCGCGCGGGTGAAATCGCCGATCAGCACACCTTCGGTGATCTCGACCTCGAGCCGGGTCGGCGCGAGCCCCGTCTCCAGCAGGATCTGGTGGATGGAGCGTTCGAGGTCGCCCGCCTGGAACTGGACCGGCGAGAGATTGACTGCGACCTGCAACGGCCGTGGCCAGGACGCCGCCTCGCGGCAGGCCTCGCGCAGGACCCATTCGCCGATCTGGATGATCAGCCCGTTCTCCTCGGCGAGCGGAATGAACTGGTCGGGCTGCACGAAGCCGCGTGTCGGGTGGTTCCAGCGCAGCAACGCCTCGAAGCCGATGACCTCGCCATCCATCCTCGCCTGTGGCTGGAAGTAGACAACAAGCTGGTTCTGCTCGAGCGCCTGCCGCAGATCGTGCTGCAACAACCTGCGGTCGCGCAACTCCTGATCCATCTCGGTTTCAAAGAAGCGGACCCTGCCCCTGCCCTCGCGCTTGGCGCGATAGAGCGCGGAATCGGCGTTCGCGAGCAGCGTCGCCGCGTCCACGCCGTCATCGGGGTAGACGGCAATGCCGGCGCTCAGGCCGACATGCGAGAGATAGTCGTCGACCTCGAGCTCGTTGCCGATCGCCTCGACCAGGCGTTCCGCGAGCGCCAGAACCTCTTCGCGGTAGACGTCATCGGGCATCAGGATCATGAACTCGTCGCCGCCGATGCGGGCGACGAAGGCGCCGTCGGCTTCCGCTGCGATACGATCTGCCGCCGCCCGCATCAGCATGTCGCCGACGGGATGGCCGAAGACGTCGTTGACCTCCTTGAAGCGATCGAGATCGAGGCTGATCACAGCAAAGCTGGTCGAGGCCTCCTGCGCCCGCTCCAGCCGTTCGCCCAGCGCCACGTTGAAGGCACTGCGGTTCGGCAGATCGGTCAGGACGTCATGATGGGCAAGATGACTGATCCGCTCCTGGGTCGTCACGCGCTCGGTGACGTCCTCGATCACGCCGACCAGATATTGCGGCTCGCCGGCACTGTCGGTAATCAGCATCTTGCGCGAATTGATGACGCGGTCGTGCCCCTTGACGCCCACTTCGAGCAAATGATCCTCGAGGAACATCGGCATGCCGCTGTCGACGACCCTGCGGTCCTGCTCACTGACCACGCGGGCGACGTCCGCCGGAAAGATCTCCTCCGGCGTCTTGCCCAGCATCTGCTCGCGCGGCAGGCCATAATAGTCCTCGCCGGCACGGTTGAGCAGAATGTAGCGGGAATCCTTCGCGCATTTCGCGAATACGGCGATCGGGATGTTCTCGACGATGGTATCGAGGAACTCACGCGTCCGTAGCAGGTCCTGCTCGACCTCATCATGCGTCTGCGCGCGCGCATCGGCCGACCGTTGACGGTCGCGGTCGTTGGCCTCGTAAGCCGCGCTGACGAGTTCGCCGAGCTTGACGATATCGACCTGGCCGTTGGCGTCGGTGGCGCAGCGAAGCTGCTCGGCGAGCAGGCGATGCATGGTCATGCCACCGCCCCGCACCGCGTGCAGGCCTCATGCCTGCCGAAAGATTCGATCCGCATCCCCGCGCTCTCTCGCGTTCCTAAACCGCAGATTGAAACGCTTAGCATTGCCCGGGCGTTAATCGCACTTTCGTCTCAGCGACGTTGGTTACCCCGGCATGAAGGGGGAAACCGCTTTGCGTGGAATCTTCCGTAGAACCCCGGATAAAAGTGGTGCACCTTGGGACAACAACCTCCAGTGCGCTTTGGAGCGCGACCCATCCGTAGTCTACCGGATGCGCGCAGTCTCGCCGGCACGCAGCAGCTGCGCGGAATTATCCTGCATCTTCGGAACTCGGCCAGCTTCGGCGGCGATGCGAATGGCCGCGATGTTGGCGGCATAGTCGGCGCTGCTGCCGCGGAACACGGCGGAACCCGCCACGAGCGTATCCGCCCCCGCGGCGGCAACGGCGGCGGCATTGTCGCGCGTGATGCCGCCATCGACCTCGAGCCGGATCGGCCGCTCGCCAATCATGCTCCGAATGCGCCCGATCTTCTCGATCTGGGATTCGAGAAAAGACTGGCCGCCGAAGCCCGGATTGACCGTCATCACCAGCACGAGATCGATGCGATCGAGCACATATTCGATGGCGCTCTCGGGCGTGGCCGGGCACAGGCTAACGCCGGCCTTCCTGCCGAGCGTGCGAATCGCCTGAAGCGAGCGGTCGAGATGCGGGCCTGCTTCCGCATGGACGGTGATGACGTCGGCGCCTGCCTTTGCGAACGCCTCGAGATAGGAATCGGTCGGGGCGATCATCAGATGCACGTCAAAGATCTTCGACGTCACAGGTCGGATCGCCTTGATGACGTCGGCGCCAAAACTGATGTTCGGGACAAAATGGCCATCCATGACGTCGCAATGAATCCAGTCGGCGCCGGCCGCGTCGATCGCCCCGACCTGCTCGCCAAGGCGCGCGAAATCCGCCGCCAGGATCGAGGGCGCAATGAGTATCTCTCTGGTCATGGCTTGGCACTCCGCGCATCGGCCCCGCCGCTGAAGACGCGGCTCGCCAGCACGTCGGCCGGGTCGATGGTTTCGAGATCCGCAACATCGAGCATCCGGTCGAGATCGGACATCAGGCGATCGGCCTGCCGCAGGCGGATGCGATCGACGGCGTTGCGGATCGAGCGGGCGTTGGAGAAGAACGGCTGGGTCCGTCGCAGCGCGATGTATTTTTCGAACGCCTCGCGCGCCGCGGCCGAGAAGCGGTAACCGCGCTCCCTGAGCATCAGCTCGGCGATGACCAGCAGCTCGGCCTCGGCATAATCCGGAAATTCGATGTGATGGGCGATGCGCGAGCGGAAGCCGGGATTGGAGGCGAAGAAGCTCGTCATGCGCTCGCCATAGCCGGCGAGGATCACAACGAGGTCCTCGCGCTGGTTCTCCATCACCTGAAGCAGGATCTCGATCGCCTCCTGGCCGTAGTCGCGCTCGTTGTCGGGCCGATGCAAATAATAAGCCTCGTCGATGAAGAGCACGCCGCCCATCGCCTTCTTCAATATCTCTTTGGTCTTCGGTGCGGTGTGACCGATATATTGCCCGACCAGATCGTCGCGCGTGACCGAGATCACCTGCCCACGCCGCACGAAGCCGAGACCGTGCAGGATTTTTGCCATGCGCAGCGCCACCGTGGTCTTGCCGGTGCCGGGATTGCCGGTGAACGACATGTGCAGCGTCGGCAGAGCAGACGCCAATCCCGCGCGCTGCCGGATACGCTCGATCAGCAGCAGCGACGCGATCTGGCGCACACGGCTTTTGACTGGCCGCAGCCCGATCAGCTCCTGCTCGAGCTGTTGCAGCGTATCGGTGATCCCGGCGATTTCAGCCTCCTTGCGGAGATCGAAATGGGTCTCGTTGGGCTCAGTGGTCGTTGCGTGGGGAACGTCGAGCATCGGCACCTCGAAGAAAAGAGCTTCGCCGCGGGGGGAAGCGGCGAAGCAGTGGTCCGCCAAGGATACGGAGCAGGGAGCGCTCCGCGCGGAGCAGAATGGTTATTGAGTGACGTGCGCGACCGGCTTTCGCACGGTGGTGTAGCGGATCACGCGGCCGCCCACCTCCTGCCGCACCAGCTCGAACTCGGCCTCCTGCGGCGGGCGGTTGACGAGGAACGAGATCCGCACTGATTCCCAGCCATGGCTTGAGTCAAATCCGCTGATGCGGATGTAGCTGTTACCATAGACCCGGCGGCACTCCGCGAGCTCCATCATCACACCGGCGGCGTCCTGGAGATCGAACATCGGCAGCCCCCACATCTCCCAATAGGTGCTGCGGGGATGCGGATCGTCGGTAAACTCGATGTTCACCGCCCAGCCTTTGACAAGGC is part of the Bradyrhizobium commune genome and harbors:
- a CDS encoding DUF3072 domain-containing protein yields the protein MQVQGKYDAKVFLMEQMTRAQGLKLKRLSEEAYQPAQYDRDLSFTEAAHRIQVLEAEIELANSF
- a CDS encoding DUF6496 domain-containing protein, translating into MARKATKRRYSSSAGDDVAREMRRYKKGTAKSGPGGRGGRVKSRKQAIAIGLSEARKKGKKVPASKRTTAKKSAKKRSARKSAKR
- a CDS encoding Do family serine endopeptidase, with the translated sequence MNDRVNSDNTTTSRKILKPRRLALLGTVAALGVAVLASSPASVPFGVTSLISPAQAAETAATPPGFGDLVAKVKPAVISVRVKIDQDNDKSAMLQQNRMDSDEDSPFDQFSRQFPGGMNGMPRQRHQVITGEGSGFFISADGYAVTNNHVVDHAQSVQVTTDDGTIYTAKVVGTDPKTDLALIKVEGKANFPFVKFSEQKPRIGDWVVAVGNPFGLGGTVTAGIVSASGRDIGNGPYDDFIQIDAPINKGNSGGPAFDMNGNVIGVNTAIFSPSGGSVGIGFDIPSTTAKLVVAQLKDKGAVTRGWLGVQVQPVTADIADSLGLKEARGAIVDNPQADSPAAKAGIEAGDVITAVNGNAVKDSRDLARTIATLAPGTSVKLDVFHKGESKTVTLALGELPNERQAQGNGKSDDGKVQPGTPRLGLSLAPAGDVQGAGQKGVVVTEVDPQGPAAQRGIQTGDVILNVGGKPVANVGDVRSELAQAKSSGKNSVLLQVKSAEATRFVAVPLA
- a CDS encoding putative bifunctional diguanylate cyclase/phosphodiesterase, encoding MTMHRLLAEQLRCATDANGQVDIVKLGELVSAAYEANDRDRQRSADARAQTHDEVEQDLLRTREFLDTIVENIPIAVFAKCAKDSRYILLNRAGEDYYGLPREQMLGKTPEEIFPADVARVVSEQDRRVVDSGMPMFLEDHLLEVGVKGHDRVINSRKMLITDSAGEPQYLVGVIEDVTERVTTQERISHLAHHDVLTDLPNRSAFNVALGERLERAQEASTSFAVISLDLDRFKEVNDVFGHPVGDMLMRAAADRIAAEADGAFVARIGGDEFMILMPDDVYREEVLALAERLVEAIGNELEVDDYLSHVGLSAGIAVYPDDGVDAATLLANADSALYRAKREGRGRVRFFETEMDQELRDRRLLQHDLRQALEQNQLVVYFQPQARMDGEVIGFEALLRWNHPTRGFVQPDQFIPLAEENGLIIQIGEWVLREACREAASWPRPLQVAVNLSPVQFQAGDLERSIHQILLETGLAPTRLEVEITEGVLIGDFTRALNLLRRLKALGIRIAMDDFGTGYSSLSYLQSFPFDKIKIDRSFIANLEATPQSAEIVRAVLSLAHALNIPVLAEGVETEAQRAFLEREACEEVQGYLVGRPDLIERYLDLIGVAVERRLSA
- the rpe gene encoding ribulose-phosphate 3-epimerase, with amino-acid sequence MTREILIAPSILAADFARLGEQVGAIDAAGADWIHCDVMDGHFVPNISFGADVIKAIRPVTSKIFDVHLMIAPTDSYLEAFAKAGADVITVHAEAGPHLDRSLQAIRTLGRKAGVSLCPATPESAIEYVLDRIDLVLVMTVNPGFGGQSFLESQIEKIGRIRSMIGERPIRLEVDGGITRDNAAAVAAAGADTLVAGSAVFRGSSADYAANIAAIRIAAEAGRVPKMQDNSAQLLRAGETARIR
- the cbbX gene encoding CbbX protein, translated to MLDVPHATTTEPNETHFDLRKEAEIAGITDTLQQLEQELIGLRPVKSRVRQIASLLLIERIRQRAGLASALPTLHMSFTGNPGTGKTTVALRMAKILHGLGFVRRGQVISVTRDDLVGQYIGHTAPKTKEILKKAMGGVLFIDEAYYLHRPDNERDYGQEAIEILLQVMENQREDLVVILAGYGERMTSFFASNPGFRSRIAHHIEFPDYAEAELLVIAELMLRERGYRFSAAAREAFEKYIALRRTQPFFSNARSIRNAVDRIRLRQADRLMSDLDRMLDVADLETIDPADVLASRVFSGGADARSAKP
- a CDS encoding ribulose bisphosphate carboxylase small subunit produces the protein MKLTQGCFSFLPDLTDDQITKQVQYCLVKGWAVNIEFTDDPHPRSTYWEMWGLPMFDLQDAAGVMMELAECRRVYGNSYIRISGFDSSHGWESVRISFLVNRPPQEAEFELVRQEVGGRVIRYTTVRKPVAHVTQ